A portion of the Bdellovibrio bacteriovorus genome contains these proteins:
- a CDS encoding glycosyltransferase family 9 protein yields MKILVTQLARLGDIYMTWPVLRAVRRTYPDAEIHLLTRPRFEGAVEGLKIIDRHWSLSSSTILSPLVQAEADIDTSLARLDHFVSELSEQNFDWIINLTFSPVSSYLTHAISGLHTRVSGYSRYNDGTLCLSDEVSGYFYSQVGTNKANRVHLSDIFASMLELEYVESDWAAPEIQECAFALPERYIIIHVGASEAHKSLTPKQWIQVLQTLGQRGQSIPIVLIGAPNESVLSQEIIKGLTGSHVVDLVGKTKVSDLFAILQKADLLVGCDSAPIHMASLTDTPTLNISVGNVNFWETGPKASLGFIYRAETAASLNGPELGAVLADLLDGNITDGLIVRSAGLVSYQKSETASERFQWDLVQALYLGGNYPVADRIEIIQGAYQLQEINTFAMEQIKTVPTKGLELIGPLLDRAEEVIQNISQWVPELSPLISWYQAEKIRIGPGSLEEICTAALNVHERMARHLQPYIPHEATTENGVGDGTL; encoded by the coding sequence ATGAAAATTCTGGTCACACAACTCGCTAGGTTAGGCGATATTTACATGACGTGGCCGGTGTTACGGGCTGTTCGTCGTACATATCCAGATGCAGAAATCCATTTGTTAACGCGCCCTCGTTTTGAAGGCGCGGTCGAAGGGCTTAAGATCATTGATCGTCATTGGAGCTTGTCATCAAGTACGATCTTATCCCCGTTGGTGCAAGCCGAAGCGGATATTGATACGTCATTGGCAAGATTAGATCATTTTGTTTCTGAACTTTCAGAGCAGAATTTTGACTGGATCATCAATCTTACTTTTTCGCCGGTTTCAAGTTACCTGACACACGCGATCAGCGGTTTGCACACTCGCGTTTCGGGCTACAGTCGTTATAACGATGGAACTTTATGTCTTAGTGATGAAGTCAGTGGCTATTTTTATTCACAGGTGGGAACGAACAAAGCCAATCGTGTCCACTTAAGTGACATCTTTGCTTCCATGCTGGAGCTTGAATACGTCGAATCAGATTGGGCGGCCCCTGAAATTCAGGAGTGCGCTTTTGCTTTACCCGAACGCTACATCATAATTCATGTCGGGGCCAGTGAAGCCCACAAGTCATTAACCCCCAAGCAGTGGATTCAGGTGTTGCAAACCCTGGGGCAAAGGGGACAAAGTATTCCGATTGTTTTAATTGGAGCCCCCAATGAAAGTGTTTTGTCACAAGAGATAATAAAGGGTTTAACCGGTTCCCACGTCGTAGATCTGGTCGGTAAAACCAAAGTGTCTGATCTTTTTGCGATCTTGCAAAAGGCTGATTTGCTGGTGGGCTGCGACAGTGCGCCGATCCACATGGCCTCCTTGACGGACACGCCGACTTTAAACATCAGTGTTGGCAACGTGAATTTTTGGGAGACAGGCCCGAAAGCGTCTTTAGGATTTATTTATCGTGCCGAAACCGCGGCGTCCTTAAACGGGCCCGAGCTGGGGGCGGTGTTAGCTGATCTTTTAGACGGAAACATCACCGACGGCCTTATCGTGCGTTCTGCGGGTTTAGTGAGTTATCAAAAATCAGAAACCGCTTCTGAAAGATTTCAATGGGACTTAGTGCAAGCCTTATATCTAGGTGGAAATTATCCCGTGGCCGATCGAATTGAGATCATCCAAGGGGCTTATCAATTGCAAGAGATCAATACCTTCGCCATGGAACAGATCAAAACTGTGCCGACCAAGGGATTGGAATTAATTGGTCCCTTGCTCGATCGTGCAGAAGAAGTTATTCAAAATATTAGCCAATGGGTTCCCGAGCTGAGTCCTTTAATAAGCTGGTACCAAGCGGAAAAGATCCGTATAGGTCCTGGCTCCTTAGAGGAGATTTGTACCGCAGCTTTGAATGTACATGAAAGAATGGCACGCCATCTTCAGCCGTATATTCCTCATGAGGCAACAACCGAAAATGGGGTGGGCGATGGAACGCTATAA
- the fliS gene encoding flagellar export chaperone FliS, whose amino-acid sequence MNKNAYQKYKTTSVQSASREKILLMLYEGAIKFTKLAIKAIEEKKIADRGVNIGRAFDIIMELNNTLDHKVGGDIATQLEQLYMFMMEQYTKANISGTVEPLQANLKLLNTLYDGWVQAVEKIKTDDKKAG is encoded by the coding sequence ATGAACAAAAATGCGTATCAGAAGTACAAAACGACGTCAGTTCAGAGTGCCAGCAGAGAAAAAATCCTGTTGATGCTTTATGAAGGCGCCATCAAGTTTACGAAGCTTGCCATTAAAGCTATCGAAGAAAAGAAGATTGCGGACCGAGGAGTCAACATCGGGCGCGCTTTTGATATCATTATGGAGCTTAATAATACTCTCGATCACAAGGTGGGTGGTGATATCGCGACTCAGCTTGAGCAGCTTTATATGTTCATGATGGAACAGTACACGAAAGCCAACATCAGTGGCACCGTGGAACCTCTGCAAGCCAATTTGAAACTTCTCAACACTCTTTATGATGGTTGGGTTCAAGCAGTTGAAAAAATTAAAACAGACGACAAAAAAGCCGGCTAA
- a CDS encoding tetratricopeptide repeat protein encodes MIDNQFVPKSSEVSGSIAGESNTTAESRGRIYFDTLQALAEFDAEAQQEDIVISEDPRVATYQRNAQVLMKHKEYPLALNLLRQASNIDSKNPVTLGLLVVALESSQRIDEALLVSRALSKIDYGFESMCKYATTLYKLGKDQEALDKYYEALAVLTQENSLLFEVYKNMGNIFVRQGDFDGAEEYYNKAYTLNPESDILLVNLGTLEVQRNDFDKSVYCFRRAIEINADNDKAWVGLAMVHNHIGDAELAWANIERALDINPKNRTAVHLASNWGVRDQQPGRAIEALQNYLSSVEQDEDMSLVLINLFCMQGQFNEALMEIERVLLWNPSHQEVRELKRKLQGSKAA; translated from the coding sequence ATGATCGATAATCAGTTCGTGCCAAAGTCTAGCGAAGTTTCAGGATCAATAGCCGGGGAATCCAATACCACCGCCGAGTCCAGAGGACGTATCTATTTTGATACCCTGCAAGCTCTTGCGGAGTTCGATGCTGAAGCACAACAAGAAGATATCGTAATATCTGAAGATCCTCGCGTGGCTACCTATCAACGTAATGCCCAAGTTTTGATGAAGCATAAGGAATATCCTTTAGCACTTAATCTGTTAAGACAGGCTAGTAATATCGACTCTAAAAACCCTGTCACATTGGGTTTGCTGGTGGTGGCTCTTGAAAGTTCGCAACGAATTGATGAGGCTCTTTTGGTTTCTAGAGCGCTTTCAAAAATCGATTATGGCTTTGAAAGTATGTGTAAATACGCAACGACCTTATACAAATTAGGTAAGGATCAAGAGGCTTTGGATAAATATTACGAAGCTTTGGCGGTGCTGACCCAGGAAAATTCTTTGTTATTTGAAGTGTATAAGAACATGGGGAATATTTTCGTCAGACAGGGCGATTTTGACGGGGCGGAAGAGTACTATAATAAGGCCTACACCTTAAACCCAGAGTCCGACATTTTGTTAGTTAACCTAGGAACGCTTGAAGTTCAGCGCAATGACTTTGATAAATCCGTTTATTGCTTCCGTCGCGCAATTGAAATCAATGCCGATAACGACAAGGCTTGGGTCGGATTGGCAATGGTTCATAACCACATCGGTGATGCGGAATTAGCGTGGGCCAATATCGAAAGAGCCTTAGATATTAATCCCAAAAATCGCACTGCGGTTCACTTAGCCTCTAACTGGGGAGTGCGTGATCAGCAACCGGGCCGGGCCATCGAAGCCCTGCAAAACTATCTTTCGTCCGTTGAACAAGATGAAGACATGTCTTTGGTTTTGATCAATTTGTTCTGTATGCAGGGCCAATTTAACGAAGCTTTGATGGAAATCGAAAGAGTTCTTTTATGGAACCCTTCGCACCAAGAGGTTCGAGAGTTGAAACGTAAACTTCAAGGTTCGAAGGCGGCTTAA
- a CDS encoding glycosyltransferase family 9 protein — protein sequence MKILVVSLLRLGDVIQQAALFRGLRQQNPDAEIHLLINQQFSHVDEVLPGIVDKYIYFDREALQKGIGEPAYNILWPYRQLEGLINQLNAEDYDVAYNFTHTKLSGYLLGATEIKNVKGLMHTEGRFQGLSNKWLRYFNDRFSVEGKSLFHYVELLGRSFDIPVTKTPSTISNKSKNKLVLFQCLTSKAAKNWNLEYFQVLKNMIETSLVDHKVRILGASFEKEDLLKFFAEEDLLICNLSDAKEYLSEAALLVTGDTSIKHLAAQAGTPIVELAIGPSDPIKTGAFSANSLVLQGDDLKPEKVFEAVWDQLSLAPLKMPSFSHLMERAVWSLHLDGDTSALAYEHRVREIRQQLPAEEINKSLKAWNQTSEKFATWMKQAKKALPSKEEISQKRQFHSADIADLILIAQDILKSKMDAAGYFQDFIEALLSRFAQPIQIHDRITKALTEIEALLEVRTQLTQVLQIPSMEGQYYAKGIGKLPVDGFAETGKGSKPIAEDSKLQPRDRETTAT from the coding sequence ATGAAAATCTTAGTGGTTTCTCTTTTACGTCTGGGTGACGTGATTCAACAAGCCGCGCTTTTTAGGGGTCTGCGACAGCAAAATCCGGACGCGGAAATTCATTTGTTGATCAATCAACAGTTTTCGCATGTCGATGAGGTTTTGCCGGGCATCGTGGATAAGTATATCTATTTTGATCGCGAAGCTTTGCAAAAAGGGATTGGGGAGCCTGCTTACAATATCCTTTGGCCTTATCGTCAGCTGGAAGGCCTTATCAATCAGCTGAATGCGGAAGACTATGATGTCGCCTATAACTTTACGCACACCAAGCTCAGTGGTTATCTGTTGGGGGCGACCGAGATTAAAAACGTCAAAGGCTTGATGCACACGGAAGGACGCTTCCAAGGTCTTTCGAATAAGTGGTTGCGCTATTTCAACGATCGTTTTTCGGTCGAAGGAAAATCCCTTTTTCATTACGTCGAGCTGTTGGGACGTTCTTTTGATATTCCGGTCACGAAAACGCCCAGTACTATTTCGAACAAATCCAAAAACAAACTGGTTTTATTTCAGTGCCTGACAAGCAAGGCAGCGAAAAACTGGAATCTTGAATATTTCCAGGTTTTAAAAAACATGATTGAAACATCCTTGGTCGATCATAAGGTTCGCATCTTAGGCGCGTCTTTTGAAAAAGAAGATCTTTTGAAGTTCTTTGCGGAAGAAGATCTTTTGATCTGCAATCTTTCTGATGCCAAAGAATATCTTTCCGAAGCAGCTCTTCTAGTAACGGGGGATACCAGTATTAAGCACTTGGCGGCCCAAGCGGGGACTCCCATTGTTGAGCTGGCTATTGGGCCCAGTGATCCAATTAAGACCGGAGCCTTTTCAGCCAATTCGTTGGTGTTGCAAGGGGATGATTTAAAACCCGAAAAAGTATTTGAAGCGGTTTGGGATCAATTAAGCCTGGCGCCTCTTAAAATGCCATCGTTCAGTCATTTGATGGAAAGAGCGGTGTGGAGTCTGCACCTTGACGGGGATACTTCGGCGTTGGCCTATGAACATCGGGTGCGCGAAATTCGCCAGCAGCTGCCCGCTGAAGAGATTAATAAAAGTCTAAAGGCTTGGAACCAGACGTCAGAAAAATTTGCTACTTGGATGAAGCAAGCCAAAAAAGCACTGCCCTCAAAAGAGGAGATTTCGCAAAAGCGACAATTTCATTCCGCCGATATCGCGGATCTTATTTTGATTGCCCAGGATATTTTAAAATCGAAAATGGACGCGGCGGGGTATTTCCAAGATTTTATCGAAGCGCTTTTGTCGCGTTTTGCTCAGCCGATCCAGATTCATGACCGTATTACGAAAGCGCTTACGGAAATTGAAGCGCTCTTAGAAGTGCGCACCCAATTGACTCAAGTCTTACAAATTCCGTCCATGGAAGGACAATATTATGCAAAAGGAATTGGAAAATTACCTGTCGATGGCTTTGCTGAAACTGGAAAAGGTTCAAAGCCAATTGCAGAAGACTCAAAACTACAACCAAGAGACAGAGAAACTACAGCTACTTAA